The Channa argus isolate prfri chromosome 13, Channa argus male v1.0, whole genome shotgun sequence DNA window TGTGTTTTTTACTTGCAGTCTTTCAACAAGGACTATGAACAGTAACTGTAAAGACTCTGGCAAATGAACCCTCTGACCACTCGGGCTCCTGGGCCAGTGGTAGGCACATTCAATAATCCCCTTACCCTCTTAATTACCCCACtacctgtctgatttgttttaggatttttttaattgggaAACActataatccatccatccatccattatctgtaaccacttatcctatgtgggttgtggggggctggagcccagcCCAGCTTtcatagggcgagaggtggggtccatcctggacaggtcaccagtctatctcagggcttgATCCTGATTTTAAATctgataaattattaataaaactattcatttattgcttttttttgccaattttgTAGTGTAatatatacaccaatcaggcataacattatgaccacatgTGAAACTGAATGCAacccaatacagtggctctgccaggAATTCCAGTTTTACAaggttaaaatttctcagtttttaggttaaaactgtcagaaaggtaataattctaCTTTGTGTTTAGGACTCCATTCTGCTTTTAAGATTTGTATACCTCTGGGACCAGGATCTCCAAGTTCTCCTGTTAGGCCTCTGTACCCTGGTGGTCCACGGGCACCTGGATGCCCAATAGAGCCAGAATCTCCTGGCTTTCCTGGGGGCCCAGCAGGACCTGGGCGGCCCACTAAACCAGGGGCCAAAGGTCTTCGAAGGAGAGCGGATAGCTGTGCAATCTGATCTGCGTGACAGAAAAGACCAAAAGCTCAAATTTCCAGGAAACCCTTTGTTTATTACTAGAATTAAATACAGGCGAAGATCTCTCACCATCAATCATTGAACCACACAGCTCTCTGATGTGCTGCTCACTTGTCAGTTTACCCTGAAATACACGTTTTTCTGTTTTGACcttttgtaattttgaaaacatagaagacattttaatgttttttttcaaagattttataGTTTTGTACAGATAAACACTCACAGGTACACCTGTTTTCCCTGCAATTCCAGGCACACCTTGTTCCCCCTGGAAGCCCATTGGTCCCGGTTTTCCTGGAAGCCCTCTTGCACCAAGCTCTCCTTGTGGACCTGTCACTCCCTTAGGTCCCAACTCACCACGCTTCCCTGACTGAAACGAACCAAAATGATTGTTTAACTCGTCATATGAAGAATAACTAGTCATATGAGGAAAATCAATTTCTACCAAACTGGAGCTAAAAACAACCATAAGCATCGGATTTGATCGCTGACTAAACACAAGCTAAAGAGCAAACTGGTCCTGTTGAGACAATGTGGAGGCAGATTCATATGGCATCTTGCTGCTTGATAATAACTCCAACGATCACACCAAACAGTAAATGAGACTATGAGAGTGATGCTGATCGGTACTGTGTCTCTAATTAGTTAAATGTGACTTGTCTCTCCCTTGTGGCTATAGCAGCAAACAGGCCAATAAAGCTAAAGCAGCAATTCCTAATTAATCCTATTAAATCTTGGAATGCAAGGCTGAATCATGTGCAATGACTCTGACAAGTGGGCAACAGCTTAGAGCTACAGCAGTTTTTAATGTTCAGTGAGGAAGCAGACAGAGAGTTTGGAACACGCTGGTGCTGCTaattacacccacacacaacaTCTGAGCCAACTATGGTTTTTGCTAATAGACAGATGTCTTCTGCAGTGATTCCAACCTAGGGAGGACTTATGCAGTAGTTTGGGGTGAAATGTAAGATTGAGGAGTAGCTtaactaattttaaatatttacacatttcattttaaaaatagctgGGTCAGTTATAGCCGGTGCACTGTATTTGTAGTTAGCATGAAAGCTACAAAAATAGTGAATAATAGACAAACAGTAAAGGATCAATAAATAGTTTTCCTAAACCAATACATAAACTGTAAGTAATGgatatatgttaaaataaatggtaGTGTATATAAAGTTTTTTGCAAAGTGCCTTGTGATGCCTGGCAATATTTTgtaagaaagaagaaatgttaaaattgatgTGAGTGACATGTAGCTCACCTCTCCTTTTTGTCCAACTGGTCCAAAAGGACCCTGAAAAAAATAGACAATATATCTTACAATAATGGAGGTTAATGTGTTTCCAAGTGCTTTACAGATTACTGACGAGCTAATGCAAATACGCACTTATTTTTGAGACaaccataaaaagaaaaacagaaatcattaAGGCAAACTGCTCTGTGAAACATCTAAATGATTTGTGCCAGAGAACATGAAAGGGCTTGTGCAAgataaaaaaagtcttttaaatTGCAAGAATCTTAAAATCAATAGACAAACACTCAGGTAAccactgtaaatactgtaaagtcTCCTTTTATGTTGTTCagaatcaataaaacaaataattactgCCAATAAACTAATGAGTGTTTGGATTCTAGTTGCGATTATAAAATTCAGGATAATACTTACAGGTTCTCCGTTCTCTCCTGGTAAACCGTCACTTCCTGCTACACCCTAATAGGAAACATGAAATTGCATACAATTGCAGTTTTATCGATGTTTTTCTGATGTTGTTTTGACCTCATATAAAGGTTTTGTCAGGAATCTGAATATTCTGTAAAGTCTTGATGGTATAAATCAGTTGCAGCATCAtcactgaggaaaaaaaactaacacagGCTCTTTTTCTAACCTATTTAAGACCACGTAAAGTACAAACATCTCACTTATAACCGTGGAATAGGTGAAAACTATCCCCATGCATTCAGTGGAGGTCAAATGTCCAGCTTGAactatgaattaaaaatatttaccaTGTCTCCTTTGAGTCCGGAAGCACCAACTGGACCCTATAGAGTgcgaaagaaagagagagaaagccaGAATAAATGAGAGCCATGTACAGACATTTGTCAAAGGCTGACTGTGGGAGAAGGCAGAAGGCTTGAAGGGAAGAGAGGTGGGCTGTTTGGGGGCAACCAGCAGAGGTATAAGGACCTGCTTTGTTCTGTCTTCAGAGTCTGAACAGGAGATGGCTTTGTGTAGGAGCCCTCTCCTGGCCACAGTTGGAGATCATAACTCTAAGATTGACGAGCAAtgacaaactgtactgtatccTCTCACGAAGACAGCGGCCGGTTATATCTCTGCAGTGATTGGTGTGATATTTGTTAAggtttgtgtttaaattttaaGGGGCTTAATGAAGATgtattcatatatatatttgttggGATTACatactatattaaaacattttatagaaacaAATGCCATAATTCTTAAGTTCCATCTTtgaaatatattgtaaatatattgtaGCTTATTATTCTGCTATTATACTGTAGTAAACTGGGTGTTTTTGAGTTTTGGACCATTGGTTGCACAAACCAAAACTTTATTGGCTTTACAGTGGACTTGTCATGGACCTGAATTTGTTGATATTCCacagaattgttttttaattgattatttgacaaaataattgaTAGGTTAATCAATAACAGTCAATAgaataaattttattattatagggGAAAAGTAATTAGCTGCAGTTGAATTTTGTATTATAATGAGCCATGGAGCACATTTCTTATCTATGTCACATATGTCAAACTCACTCTTTCACCAAACTCTCCACGGATTCCTGTTGGACCTGGAAGACCTGGATCACCCAAAGCTCCTTTTACCCCCTGCAAAAGATGACACCCACACAGTAagttaactaaaataaaaacactggtgATTAGTAGTGATTTCATGCGACTGACCTGAAAACCTTTCACTCCCTGAGGCCCAGGGTTGCCCACTAGTCCAATAGCTCCCTGTTGGAAACAGATATTGTCATGTCATCCTAATAGAAAATGCACATAGCAGTAAGGAAACTGGTTGTTATTGTTGTATGTCTTGTGGACAATATCTTTGGTTTGAGGTGGTTTTGTggtttataatttaatatttgtgtgATACAAGTCTATTCATTCTTACGGATGTTTTATCCTTCATCCTCACCACAGGCCCTGAAAACAAAGACTTCTCTATTTTTGAATTCCTCCTCTATATCTGCTATCATCATTTGCCCTCTATTTGTTGTAACTCCACCTTAGCAAGTCACCAAATTATCAGCAATATTTTGTAGCAGAATATAATCAGCTTCCCAGTACAGAAGATGATCCTGCCATTCcagatttattttcatatttatagcGTATGCTGCTGTATGCACTGTGGTCTTATGGGTGCTTCATGTCATTTCaatttgtcattaaaatgtcCACTTTGGTTATTAGAACTGCGTACTAATCTCCAGGCTGAGTCTAGATTCTGTAAATTGGTTACACTTAACAGCAATCTGTGTAGCAAAGAGTTTCATAATTTGGCCACTAAATGGGTTAAAGatgatattttaatgtgctGTAATAGTTGCTCTAGAGGCTTTTATAGCTATACAAGTGCAGCAATTTGACAGGAGACACAGTACATTGCCTGAGGTTATGAAACGACAAACTCACAGCCACTCCTCTGGGTCCTGCTATCCCCCTCTCCCCTGGGACTCCAATCTCACCCTGAACGACAAAAGGAAAGATTTTGTGGACAAGTCAGGAACATTTAGAGACAACACTCTTAAAGTTCCATAATGACTTAAGTGGCACATCAGAGAGGCTGTAATCCAGTAGATACATACAGGAATACCTGGCTCTCCAGAGGGTCCTGTCTCCCCAGCCTTTCCTGATTCACCCTGGTGTAAGAGAAGATGGATGGTTATAGTTGTCCATCATATGGCTCCAATCTTTacatatgtgtttttgtaatacTCACAGCTTCTCCTTTAGACCCCTTTTCACCAGCCTTTCCTGGTAGACCCTGGataaacaaacaacagacaATAATGTTACTCAAACAGGTGTAActtggggcagcagtggctcagttagtAGAGTGGCCGTCtgccgaccatagggtcggaggtgtgcgcctggtagaaattggggagggttgcctcaggaagggcacccgacataaaaactgggccaaatcagcaagccgaaaggacaaaaaacaaaataataataatctaatgaTCTTATGATaatctttaaacacattttggacTACTTGCTTAACataacaacattttcatttttacagccATCACACATTCAGGAGCTGAACAATACTTACAGAAATCACAATGAGTCATttaactaatacatttttactattAATAATTACATAGGACACACCCAAGTCCATTTCCAAATACTTACAGGTAGGCCATTTGGTCCTTTCTCTCCCACTACTCCATGGCGTCCAGCATCCCCCTGTCAGCAGAGACAGCACAGACTGTTACATCAGTCTCAATGAGGCAATGGAATGGCAACTAACTTGATCAAAACACTATACGGGAAGAAAAGTTGAGCCACACCTTCTCGCCATCTAATCCCGGTGTACCATCTTTACCATCTCTGCCAGGAATACCCTATGGAAGACATTCAAATATGATCCTTGTGGTTCATATTTCTGGGAGGTAGTGTATATTAAATTTGTAGGATTTTTCAGATATGCACTCACAGGCTCCCCTTTGGGTCCTGCTCCCCCAGGACCTCCTTTAGGACCAATTTTACCCTATTGAAAGACACATTGGGGCAGTTACAAGAAATAAACATGTACTGTGAAATTGATTGTCAAAACTTGGTCAAAACTTTCTCTTACAATTTCTCCTTTAGGTCCTTTGAATCCCTGTGGCCCTTTTTCTCCAGCATCACCCTGGAGATATCAGATGAACCACACACAGCTATTCATTGATCGGACCAGTCATCTATTCTAGTTATAAACTACCACtaaactgttttaatttaaagtgtgtTACAAATAATGTGAGACTCACTGTCTTTCCAATAATGCCAGGGATGCCAGGCTTTCCTCTGAAACCAGACAGGCCCTAC harbors:
- the col9a3 gene encoding collagen alpha-3(IX) chain, with amino-acid sequence MAVFSVLWLLLLCQLLTSSSAQRPGPRGPPGPPGPTGLPGRDGIDGKPGPPGLPGKAGPKGKAGIPGAAGKAGLPGLPGVDGLTGPDGPAGKDGPPGEQGESGPPGPPGPPGRGRPGAAGLPGTNGLPGGVGPQGPVGAEGLPGLPGPPGPDGPPGLPGTLHDLSGDLLCPAICPPGPPGPPGMPGFKGHTGHKGEKGELGKNGEKGNTGPPGPPGIPGTVGLQGPRGLRGLQGPMGPVGDRGLSGFRGKPGIPGIIGKTGDAGEKGPQGFKGPKGEIGKIGPKGGPGGAGPKGEPGIPGRDGKDGTPGLDGEKGDAGRHGVVGEKGPNGLPGLPGKAGEKGSKGEAGESGKAGETGPSGEPGIPGEIGVPGERGIAGPRGVAGAIGLVGNPGPQGVKGFQGVKGALGDPGLPGPTGIRGEFGERGPVGASGLKGDMGVAGSDGLPGENGEPGPFGPVGQKGESGKRGELGPKGVTGPQGELGARGLPGKPGPMGFQGEQGVPGIAGKTGVPGKLTSEQHIRELCGSMIDDQIAQLSALLRRPLAPGLVGRPGPAGPPGKPGDSGSIGHPGARGPPGYRGLTGELGDPGPRGDVGDPGDKGSIGKAIDGPTGDQGYQGLPGVPGIVKHGRDGSEGDPGEPGEPGRAGRTGHQGPPGICDTSACQGASFAGKSSNPKKN